The nucleotide window AACGATCAGGTTCATTACCAATGAATGATTTTTTGGAAGCGTGTTTTAGTGGGAACTGGACAAAACGAGAACTGCACGATTTGATAGTAGGTCGTGGTGGTATAATTTCTTATCTAGGAACGAATAGCATGTTAGATGTAGAAGCAAAAGTGCAAGCTGGTGACGAAAAAGCAGTAGACGTATTCGATGCGATGGCATATCAAGTTAGTAAAGAAATCGGTGCTTGTTCCGTCGTATTAAAAGGAAAAGTAGATGCGATTATCTTAACTGGCGGACTCGCTCGAAGCAAACTTTTTACAAATAAAGTTATCGAACAAACAAGTTGGATAACCAATGTCATTATAGAGCCTGGAGAAGATGAGTTAGAAGCTCTAAATAGCGGTGTTCAGCGGGTACTTGCAGGTATAGAAAAAGAAAAAGCTTATTAAAAGGAGGAGATAATGTGGCAACAGAATATGATGTAGTTATTCTTGGCGGAGGAACTGGCGGATATGTCGCAGCAATCCAAGCCGCAAAAAATGGTCAAAAAGTCGCTGTCGTTGAAAAAGGGAAAATTGGCGGAACCTGTCTTCACCGTGGCTGTATCCCAACAAAAGCATTATTACGTTCGGCGGAAGTTTTGCAAACAGTGAAAAAAGCAAGTGAATTTGGTATTACGGTCGAAGGAAATGCCGGAATTAATTTTTTACAAGCACAAACAAGAAAGCAAGCAATTGTGGATCAATTAGAAAAAGGTATCCATCAATTATTTAAACAAGGAAAAATCGATTTATTTGTTGGAACGGGAACTATTTTAGGTCCATCTATATTTTCTCCAACTGCAGGGACTGTTTCTGTCGAGTTCGAGGATGGTTCTGAAAATGAAATGCTAATTCCGAAAAACCTAATTATTGCAACAGGTTCGAAACCGCGCACGCTTGACGGCCTTACAATTGATGAAGAAAATGTATTATCTTCAGACGGCGCACTTAACCTAGAAACTTTACCAAAATCAATTATTATTGTTGGTGGGGGAGTTATCGGAATGGAATGGGCCTCGATGATGCATGATTTCGGTGTAGAAGTAACTGTTCTGGAATATGCGGACAGAATTTTACCAACCGAGGATAAAGAGGTAGCGAAAGAATTAGCAAGACTTTATAAAAAGAAAAAATTAACTATGCATACATCTGCTGAAGTTCAAGCAGCAAGTTATAAAAAAACCGAAACAGGAGTCCAAATTAGTGCAACAATCAAAGGCGAGGAGCAAACTTTCGCAGCAGACAAAATTCTTGTTTCTGTAGGGCGTTCCGCTAATACGGAAAATATTGGTTTACAAAATACAGATATTACTACTGAAAATGGTTTTATTAAAGTAAACGATTTTTACCAAACAAAAGAAAGCCATATTTATGCAATTGGTGACTGTATCCCGACAATTCAACTTGCGCATGTCGCCATGGAAGAAGGTACTATCGCTGCCAATCATATTGCCGGAAAAGCAACTGAAATACTAGATTATGATTTAGTTCCGCGTTGTATCTATACTTCAACAGAAATTGCAAGCGTTGGTATTACGGAAGAACAAGCAAAAGAACGTGGCTATCACATCAAAAAAGGTAAATTTTTCTTCCGAGGTATCGGAAAAGCATTAGTTTACGGTGAGTCAGATGGTTTCATCAAAATCATTGCCGATAAAGATACAGAAGATATTCTTGGTGTCAGTATGATTGGACCTCACGTAACTGATATGATTAGTGAAGCAGCACTTGCACAAGTATTAAATGCGACCCCGTGGGAAGTAGGAAATACCATTCACCCGCACCCAACTTTATCAGAAAGTTTTAGAGAGGCTGCCCTTGCTGTGGATGGCAATGCAATTCACGGTTAATACAGCTTTAAAGGAGGAACAAAAATGACTTTAAAAGAAGCAGGTTTAACAGAAGATAAATTATTAAAAATGTATGAAACGATGTTAATGGCTAGACGACTTGACGAACGTATGTGGCTACTCAATCGTTCTGGGAAAATCCCTTTTACGATTTCCGGACAAGGACAAGAAACGGCACAAATTGGCGCCGCGTTTGCTTTTGATTCAGAAAAAGATTATGCCTTACCATATTACCGTGATTTAGCTGTTGTTTTAGCTTTTGGTATGACAGCAAAAGACATTATGCTATCTGCTTTTGCGAAAGCGGAGGATCCTAACTCAGGTGGTCGTCAAATGCCAGCGCACTTTGGTCAAAAGGCAAATCGTATTGTGACACAAAGTTCACCAGTAACAACACAGTTTCCACATGCTGCTGGTATAGGCCTTGCTGCAAAAATGGCCAACGATCCAGTCGCGATTTACGCTTCAACAGGAGAAGGTTCCTCTAACCAAGGAGATTTCCATGAAGGAATCAACTTTGCCTCTGTACATAAGTTGCCGGTTGTTTTCGTCATTCATAACAATAAATACGCTATCTCTGTTCCAGCATCTAAACAATATGCAGCAGAAAAACTTTCGGACCGAGCAATTGGTTACGGAATTCCTGGCGAGCGTGTAGATGGAACCAATATGGGAGAAGTTTACGCTGCATTTAAACGCGCAGTTGATCGAGCAAGAAATGGGGAAGGTCCTACCTTAATCGAGACTGTTTCCTACCGTTTCACGCCTCACTCCTCTGATGACGACGACAGTAGCTACCGTTCAAAATCAGAAGTGGCTGAAGCAAAAGAAAAAGACCCATTGAAGATTTTTGAAAAAGAACTTGTTGATGAAGGCTATCTAACTGAAGAAAAAATTGCTGAAATCGAAAAGAACATTTCGAAAGAAGTAAATGAAGCAACAGATTACGCGGAAAGTGCAGCATACGCAGAGCCAGAATCATCTTTACTTTATGTATACGATGAAGAAGCGAATAGCTGATTAGGAGGGAATTTTAATGCCAGTCATTTCATATATTGATGCAATAACCATGGCGCTTAAAGAAGAAATGGAGCGCGATGATAAAGTATTTATTTTAGGAGAAGATGTAGGGAAAAAAGGCGGTGTGTTTAAAGCGACGGCCGGTTTGTACGATGAATTTGGTGAAGATCGCGTGTTAGATACACCGCTTGCAGAGTCAGCAATTGCTGGAGTTGGGATCGGCGCAGCGATGTACGGATATCGTCCGGTTGCTGAAATGCAATTTGCTGATTTTATTATGCCAGCAGTGAACCAAATTATTTCCGAAGCATCGAGAATTCGTTATCGCTCGAACAATGATTGGTCTTGTCCAATGGTTATTCGCGCACCTTTTGGCGGAGGGGTTCACGGAGCACTTTATCATTCTCAATCGGTCGAAAAAGTATTTTTTGGTCAACCAGGACTAAAAATTGTGGTTCCATCTTCCCCGTATGATGCGAAAGGACTTTTAAAAGCAGCAATTCGCGATAATGATCCAGTTCTTTTCTTTGAACATAAACGAGCTTATCGCTTACTCAAAGGAGAAGTTCCGGAAACCGATTATATTGTTCCAATCGGTGAAGCAAATGTAGTTCGTGAAGGCGATGATATTACCGTTATTACTTACGGTCTAGCTGTCCAATTTGCACAACAAGCGGCTGAAAGACTAGCTAGTGAAGGTGTAGAAGCGCATATTCTTGATTTACGTACTATCTATCCACTAGATCAAGAAGCAATTATCGAAGCAACAAAGAAAACTGGGAAAGTCCTTCTTGTGACAGAAGACAACAAACAAGGTAGTATTATTAGCGAAGTGGCGGCAATTATTTCAGAGCATTGCTTATTCGATTTAGATGCGCCGATAGCAAGACTTGCTGGACCAGATACCCCGGCTATGCCGTTTGCTCCAACAATGGAAAAACATTTTATGATTAATCCAGATAAAGTTGCAGATGCAATGAAAGAATTAGCGGAATTTTAGACCCGTTTTAAACAAAAGGAGTGAAGACCCGTGGCAGTTGAAAAAATCACCATGCCCAAGTTAGGGGAAAGTGTAACAGAAGGAACCATTAGTTCATGGTTAGTCAAACCCGGTGATACAGTAGAGAAGTATGATGCTATCGCAGAAGTTTTAACCGATAAAGTAACTGCTGAAATCCCGTCTTCTT belongs to Listeria ivanovii subsp. ivanovii and includes:
- the lpdA gene encoding dihydrolipoyl dehydrogenase, which encodes MATEYDVVILGGGTGGYVAAIQAAKNGQKVAVVEKGKIGGTCLHRGCIPTKALLRSAEVLQTVKKASEFGITVEGNAGINFLQAQTRKQAIVDQLEKGIHQLFKQGKIDLFVGTGTILGPSIFSPTAGTVSVEFEDGSENEMLIPKNLIIATGSKPRTLDGLTIDEENVLSSDGALNLETLPKSIIIVGGGVIGMEWASMMHDFGVEVTVLEYADRILPTEDKEVAKELARLYKKKKLTMHTSAEVQAASYKKTETGVQISATIKGEEQTFAADKILVSVGRSANTENIGLQNTDITTENGFIKVNDFYQTKESHIYAIGDCIPTIQLAHVAMEEGTIAANHIAGKATEILDYDLVPRCIYTSTEIASVGITEEQAKERGYHIKKGKFFFRGIGKALVYGESDGFIKIIADKDTEDILGVSMIGPHVTDMISEAALAQVLNATPWEVGNTIHPHPTLSESFREAALAVDGNAIHG
- a CDS encoding alpha-ketoacid dehydrogenase subunit beta — its product is MPVISYIDAITMALKEEMERDDKVFILGEDVGKKGGVFKATAGLYDEFGEDRVLDTPLAESAIAGVGIGAAMYGYRPVAEMQFADFIMPAVNQIISEASRIRYRSNNDWSCPMVIRAPFGGGVHGALYHSQSVEKVFFGQPGLKIVVPSSPYDAKGLLKAAIRDNDPVLFFEHKRAYRLLKGEVPETDYIVPIGEANVVREGDDITVITYGLAVQFAQQAAERLASEGVEAHILDLRTIYPLDQEAIIEATKKTGKVLLVTEDNKQGSIISEVAAIISEHCLFDLDAPIARLAGPDTPAMPFAPTMEKHFMINPDKVADAMKELAEF
- a CDS encoding thiamine pyrophosphate-dependent dehydrogenase E1 component subunit alpha, whose translation is MTLKEAGLTEDKLLKMYETMLMARRLDERMWLLNRSGKIPFTISGQGQETAQIGAAFAFDSEKDYALPYYRDLAVVLAFGMTAKDIMLSAFAKAEDPNSGGRQMPAHFGQKANRIVTQSSPVTTQFPHAAGIGLAAKMANDPVAIYASTGEGSSNQGDFHEGINFASVHKLPVVFVIHNNKYAISVPASKQYAAEKLSDRAIGYGIPGERVDGTNMGEVYAAFKRAVDRARNGEGPTLIETVSYRFTPHSSDDDDSSYRSKSEVAEAKEKDPLKIFEKELVDEGYLTEEKIAEIEKNISKEVNEATDYAESAAYAEPESSLLYVYDEEANS